One genomic segment of Primulina tabacum isolate GXHZ01 chromosome 9, ASM2559414v2, whole genome shotgun sequence includes these proteins:
- the LOC142556425 gene encoding uncharacterized protein LOC142556425 yields the protein MDIELIKCECCGLKEDCTQEYIAEVKEKFEGKWLCGLCSEAVRDEVNRSKKQYCGMDEAVKAHMSFCRKYKSNPAFRVADGMRQMLRRRSGDLSSSSSSSPKKSSRSSHTSQVGDDSTFSYD from the coding sequence ATGGACATTGAGTTGATTAAGTGCGAGTGCTGCGGATTGAAGGAAGACTGCACACAAGAATACATCGCAGAAGTGAAGGAAAAATTCGAAGGGAAATGGTTATGTGGCCTGTGCTCAGAAGCTGTGAGAGATGAAGTGAACAGAAGCAAGAAACAGTACTGCGGAATGGATGAAGCTGTAAAGGCGCACATGTCGTTCTGTCGAAAATATAAATCGAATCCGGCTTTCCGAGTTGCCGATGGCATGAGGCAGATGCTTAGAAGAAGGTCCGGAGATTTGTCGTCGTCATCCTCGTCGTCGCCGAAGAAAAGTTCGAGATCATCACACACATCGCAGGTCGGAGACGACTCCACATTTTCCTATGACTAG